TCCAGCGCGGGGCGCAGGGACGCTTTCAGGGATTCGGGCAGGTGCGGGGCTTCTTCCGAACCCAGCTCCACGGGGGCGGCGTCAAGAAATTGCCGCCAGAAGGTGCGCTGCACGCGGTTCCAGGCGGCGCGCTCCCCGTCGCCGTGCCCGGTGAGCGAACGGAGGTCGAGATAGCCGTGCTCGTCCACCACGGTCTCCCAGGCCCGCACCCCGAGCCCACGGGCCTCGGGCCATCCCCCGCCGCCAAGGTAACGCCCCAGGAAGTGCAGCACGGCCCCCGGGGTGACGCTGCCGTGGCAGGCCCAAGACTCGGCGCACTCATGGGAGAAGGAACACGGGTGGCAGGCCATGTCCGGCTCCAGGGAACAGGAGCCGGGGCGGTAGGGGCCGGTGTCGAAGGGCTGCGCCGTGGAGAGGAAGAGGCCCAGCACCGGCACGCCCAGGCCGGCCGCCAGATGCAGGGTGCCCGTATCGTTGCTGAGCAGCAGGCGCAGGCCGGATACCGCGGCGGCGAGCTGCGGCAGGCTGGTCTCGCCCACCAGGCTGGCGTGGGGTACGTCCGTGGCGGCGGCGAAGGCCTCCGCCAGATGCCTGTCATCCTTGGAGCCGAGCAGCACCGGCAGCAGGCGGTGTTCCCGCCAGACGGCCGAGGCAACCTCGGCGAAGCTGGCAGACGGCCACTGGCGTTTGGGCGCGCTGGCGCCCAACTGCAGCCCCAGGAGTCCAGCGTGCTCCACCCCCGCCTGCGCGGCGATCATCCCGGCCACATGCGCCGCATCGGCGTCAGCCGGGGAAGCCAGTTCGAAACTGCCGCCCGCGCTCCCGAGGTGTGCAGCGCGCCGGAAG
This genomic stretch from Fundidesulfovibrio soli harbors:
- a CDS encoding glycosyltransferase family 9 protein — protein: MRTLVINLTRFGDLLQTQPVLAGFKEAGHTTGLLCLQNFRQATGLLRHVDAVYDIPGASLLAALDQSWPRALGGCLAWMDAVRRDFAPQRVVNLTPSLPSRLIARSMNAEAIMGFGLDELGFGTYSTPWAAFLEGSALHRGSSPFNVVDLFRRAAHLGSAGGSFELASPADADAAHVAGMIAAQAGVEHAGLLGLQLGASAPKRQWPSASFAEVASAVWREHRLLPVLLGSKDDRHLAEAFAAATDVPHASLVGETSLPQLAAAVSGLRLLLSNDTGTLHLAAGLGVPVLGLFLSTAQPFDTGPYRPGSCSLEPDMACHPCSFSHECAESWACHGSVTPGAVLHFLGRYLGGGGWPEARGLGVRAWETVVDEHGYLDLRSLTGHGDGERAAWNRVQRTFWRQFLDAAPVELGSEEAPHLPESLKASLRPALDQAGGLLAVLIQQARVLGAVPRPAMRTKFMATWQRLETVFSSHPLLLPLSHLWLRLSQEGATGLDHIQDFAARTASLVAALSAVVSPRS